In Brevundimonas sp. SGAir0440, one DNA window encodes the following:
- a CDS encoding type III pantothenate kinase encodes MMLLAIEQGNTNTLFAVHDGSDWIAQWRAATEASRTADEYAVWLNQLMVMKGLAFGALSGCIISSVVPQSIFNLRNLARRYLNIEPLVIGENAELGIEVRIAKPSEAGADRLVNAVGASLMYPGDLLLIDSGTATTFDIVSGDGAFEGGLIAPGINLSLQALHEAAAKLPRIAIQKPENVIGKGTVEAMQSGVFWGYISLIEGLVGRIKSEWGKPMTVVGTGGVASLFEGATDSIDHFDPDLTIRGLLEIWRRNAHLTD; translated from the coding sequence TTGATGCTTCTCGCCATTGAGCAGGGCAACACCAATACGCTGTTCGCCGTCCATGACGGTTCGGACTGGATCGCCCAGTGGCGCGCCGCGACCGAGGCCAGCCGCACGGCCGACGAATACGCCGTCTGGCTGAACCAGTTGATGGTGATGAAGGGATTGGCCTTCGGGGCGCTGAGCGGCTGCATCATCTCCAGCGTCGTGCCGCAGTCGATCTTCAACCTGCGCAATCTGGCGCGGCGCTATCTGAACATCGAACCGCTGGTCATCGGCGAGAACGCCGAGCTGGGCATCGAGGTGCGGATCGCCAAGCCCAGCGAGGCGGGCGCCGACCGTCTGGTGAACGCCGTGGGCGCCTCGCTGATGTATCCCGGCGACCTTCTGCTGATCGACAGCGGCACGGCGACGACCTTCGACATCGTCTCGGGCGACGGCGCCTTCGAGGGCGGTCTGATCGCGCCCGGCATCAATCTGTCGCTTCAGGCCTTGCACGAGGCGGCGGCCAAACTGCCGCGCATCGCCATCCAGAAGCCCGAGAACGTCATCGGCAAGGGCACGGTCGAGGCCATGCAGTCCGGCGTCTTCTGGGGCTATATCTCGTTGATCGAAGGCCTGGTCGGGCGCATCAAGTCGGAGTGGGGCAAGCCCATGACCGTCGTCGGCACCGGCGGGGTCGCCAGCCTGTTCGAAGGCGCGACCGACAGCATCGATCACTTCGATCCCGACCTGACTATTCGCGGCCTCCTCGAAATCTGGCGTCGTAACGCCCATCTGACTGATTGA
- a CDS encoding NADH-quinone oxidoreductase subunit M, translating to MPYILSLVTFLPLVGALAIFAARLTSKSADAAAPAARWIALITTLVTLAVSVVLVAGFDPANTGYQFVEMVPWFAGASYHLGVDGISILFVLLTAFLMPICILASWKSVETRVVEYMIAFLVLETLVIGVFTSLDLFLFYIFFEGTLVPMFLIIGIWGGQNRIYAAYKFFLYTLLGSVLMLLAMLWMAHEAGTTSIPELKRFAFDPAVQPILWLAFFASFAVKMPMWPVHTWLPDAHVQAPTAGSVILAGILLKLGGYGFILFNVPMFPMASEMFRPLVFTLSVIAIVYTSLVAWRQTDIKKLIAYSSVAHMGFVTLGIFAGNDIGMQGAIFQMISHGLISGALFLCVGVVYDRMHTREIAFYGGLTSKMPWYAAIFLMFTMANVGLPGTSGFIGEVLTMTGAYNASTWAALVAASGVIFSAVYALTLYRAVMFGEITNPKLETITDIDKRELLLFVPLIVGTIWLGVHPASVLDYTGPAVEALTSAYRAAIGG from the coding sequence GTGCCCTACATCCTGAGCCTCGTTACATTCCTGCCCCTGGTCGGGGCCTTGGCGATCTTCGCCGCCCGGCTGACGTCAAAGTCGGCCGATGCGGCCGCGCCGGCCGCGCGCTGGATCGCGCTGATCACCACCCTGGTCACCCTGGCGGTGTCGGTCGTGCTGGTCGCCGGCTTCGATCCGGCCAACACCGGCTATCAGTTCGTGGAGATGGTCCCGTGGTTTGCGGGCGCCAGCTATCACCTGGGCGTCGACGGGATCTCGATCCTGTTCGTCCTGCTGACGGCCTTCCTGATGCCGATCTGCATCCTGGCCAGCTGGAAGTCTGTCGAGACGCGCGTCGTCGAATATATGATCGCATTCCTGGTGCTGGAGACGCTGGTCATCGGGGTGTTCACCTCGCTGGACCTGTTCCTCTTCTACATCTTCTTCGAAGGCACCCTGGTCCCGATGTTCCTGATCATCGGCATCTGGGGCGGTCAGAACCGCATCTATGCGGCCTACAAGTTCTTCCTCTACACCCTGCTGGGGTCCGTCCTGATGCTGCTGGCCATGCTGTGGATGGCGCATGAGGCGGGCACCACCAGCATTCCCGAGCTGAAGCGTTTCGCCTTCGATCCGGCCGTCCAGCCGATCCTGTGGCTGGCCTTCTTCGCCTCGTTCGCGGTCAAGATGCCGATGTGGCCGGTCCACACCTGGCTGCCCGACGCCCACGTTCAGGCGCCGACGGCTGGTTCTGTCATCCTGGCGGGCATTCTGCTGAAGCTGGGCGGCTACGGCTTCATCCTGTTCAACGTGCCGATGTTCCCGATGGCGTCGGAGATGTTCCGTCCGCTGGTCTTCACCCTGTCGGTGATCGCCATCGTCTATACGTCGCTGGTCGCCTGGCGTCAGACGGACATCAAGAAGCTGATCGCCTATTCGTCGGTGGCCCACATGGGCTTCGTGACCCTGGGCATCTTCGCCGGCAACGACATCGGCATGCAGGGCGCCATCTTCCAGATGATCAGCCACGGCCTGATTTCGGGCGCGCTGTTCCTGTGCGTCGGCGTCGTCTACGACCGGATGCACACTCGCGAGATCGCCTTCTACGGCGGCCTGACCTCCAAGATGCCGTGGTACGCCGCCATCTTCCTTATGTTCACCATGGCCAACGTCGGCCTGCCGGGCACCTCGGGCTTCATCGGCGAAGTTCTGACCATGACGGGGGCCTACAACGCCTCGACCTGGGCGGCGCTGGTCGCGGCCTCGGGCGTCATATTCTCGGCGGTCTATGCCCTGACCCTGTACCGCGCGGTCATGTTCGGCGAGATCACCAATCCGAAGCTTGAGACCATCACCGACATCGACAAGCGCGAACTGCTGCTGTTCGTGCCCCTGATCGTTGGCACCATCTGGCTGGGGGTCCATCCGGCCTCTGTCCTCGATTACACCGGGCCTGCCGTCGAGGCCCTGACCAGCGCGTATCGCGCCGCGATCGGCGGGTGA
- the nuoN gene encoding NADH-quinone oxidoreductase subunit NuoN — translation MPDLSSALHLAASEVTLAVGALVLLMVGAFIGDKSARLVSILSVLLLIAASVISIVGPWGVAFNGAYVADPLAIYAKSLIYLSAAVAVVLGDGWMKRTRIAKFEYPVLIVLASAGMGMMASSGDLISMYVGIELHSLALYVLAAFHRNDVKASEAGLKYFVLGALSSGLLLYGASLIYGFAGSMRFEDIAAVAADNPGPGLVFGLVFLICGLAFKVSAAPFHMWTPDVYEGAPTPVVALFATAPKVAAMVLIARALENGFGDAHAQWSQVLIAVSLISFVVGAFGGLAQKDIQRLLAYSSIANIGYALLGIAAGTAEGLQAMLMFMTLYVIDQLGFFAILLSLSKSGRPIRRIADLAGLKNDRPLTAVALTILSLSVLGMPPFSGFWGKYYVFGAAADAGLWPVAAAGLVASVVAAFYYLRILKLMWFDAPVDDIATDAAPVEAKWIGWACAAFAFPLVIVGLTWLEPLTKAASAGFGNG, via the coding sequence ATGCCTGATCTATCCTCCGCCCTGCATCTCGCCGCCTCGGAAGTCACCCTCGCGGTCGGCGCCCTGGTCCTGCTGATGGTCGGCGCCTTCATCGGCGACAAGAGCGCCCGTCTGGTCTCGATCCTGTCGGTCCTGCTGCTGATCGCCGCGTCGGTCATCTCGATCGTCGGACCGTGGGGCGTCGCCTTCAACGGTGCCTATGTCGCCGATCCGCTGGCCATCTACGCCAAGAGCCTGATCTATCTGTCGGCCGCCGTGGCGGTCGTGCTGGGCGACGGCTGGATGAAGCGCACGCGCATCGCCAAGTTCGAATATCCGGTCCTGATCGTGCTGGCCTCGGCCGGCATGGGGATGATGGCGTCCTCGGGCGACCTGATCTCCATGTACGTCGGGATCGAGCTGCACTCGCTGGCCCTGTATGTGCTGGCCGCCTTCCACCGCAACGACGTCAAGGCGTCGGAAGCGGGCCTGAAGTATTTCGTTCTGGGCGCGCTGTCGTCGGGCCTGCTGCTGTATGGCGCCAGCCTGATCTACGGCTTCGCCGGCTCGATGCGGTTCGAGGACATCGCCGCCGTCGCCGCCGACAATCCCGGCCCGGGCCTGGTCTTCGGCCTGGTCTTCCTGATCTGCGGCCTGGCGTTCAAGGTTTCGGCCGCGCCGTTCCATATGTGGACGCCCGACGTCTATGAAGGCGCGCCGACGCCGGTCGTGGCCCTGTTCGCCACGGCGCCCAAGGTTGCGGCCATGGTGCTGATCGCCCGCGCGCTGGAAAACGGTTTCGGCGACGCCCACGCGCAGTGGTCGCAGGTCCTGATCGCCGTCTCGCTGATCAGCTTCGTCGTCGGCGCCTTCGGCGGCCTGGCGCAGAAGGACATCCAGCGCCTGCTGGCCTATTCCTCGATCGCCAACATCGGTTACGCCCTGCTGGGCATTGCGGCGGGCACGGCCGAGGGCCTGCAGGCCATGCTGATGTTCATGACGCTGTATGTCATCGATCAACTGGGCTTCTTCGCCATCCTGCTCAGCCTGTCCAAGTCGGGCCGTCCGATCCGCCGCATCGCCGATCTGGCCGGCTTGAAGAACGATCGGCCGCTGACGGCCGTGGCCCTGACCATTCTGTCGTTGTCGGTTCTGGGCATGCCGCCGTTCTCGGGCTTCTGGGGCAAATACTATGTGTTCGGCGCCGCCGCCGATGCAGGGCTGTGGCCCGTCGCGGCCGCCGGCCTGGTCGCCTCGGTCGTCGCCGCCTTCTACTATCTGCGCATCCTCAAGCTGATGTGGTTCGATGCGCCGGTGGACGACATCGCGACCGACGCCGCGCCGGTCGAGGCCAAGTGGATCGGCTGGGCGTGCGCCGCCTTCGCTTTCCCGTTGGTGATCGTCGGTCTGACCTGGCTGGAGCCGCTGACCAAGGCTGCGAGCGCCGGCTTCGGGAACGGGTAG
- a CDS encoding DUF3088 family protein: MTERLFLLNPDWHDDQGGPWFCPPGAYIEGVLAFYPQLRDVLDVVYLDHPRPRQPVIDQVGEAHQSCPILILDGALDWPEAEVSQTTGRRFLQDHAIAPYLAARYGVGRPHP; the protein is encoded by the coding sequence ATGACCGAGCGACTCTTCCTGCTGAACCCCGACTGGCACGACGATCAGGGCGGTCCGTGGTTCTGCCCGCCGGGCGCCTATATCGAGGGTGTCCTGGCCTTCTATCCTCAGCTCCGCGACGTGCTCGATGTCGTCTATCTGGACCATCCGCGCCCGCGTCAGCCGGTTATCGACCAGGTCGGCGAGGCGCATCAGAGCTGCCCCATCCTGATCCTGGACGGCGCGCTGGATTGGCCCGAGGCCGAGGTCAGCCAAACGACCGGTCGGCGCTTCCTTCAGGATCACGCCATCGCTCCCTATCTGGCGGCCCGCTACGGCGTCGGCCGACCCCATCCCTAG
- a CDS encoding biotin--[acetyl-CoA-carboxylase] ligase, giving the protein MAPVPLVILDEIDSTNAEARRLAEAGEAGPRWIVARRQTAGRGRRGRKWDTDQGNLAATLLITTPKSAAEAAQATFIAALAVADLLDVFVSPALVSIKWPNDVLLDGVKVSGILVESGRHANGDLWLAVGIGVNLAHAPEGTERGATSVAERLRADLAYVPPIEAAAEILAETFAVWWGRWQTMGFEPVLDAWTSRLTGLNGPCVARLDNETLEGLAEGVEPDGALRLRLADGSVRLISAGDVFFGKAA; this is encoded by the coding sequence TTGGCGCCCGTCCCACTGGTCATCCTTGACGAGATCGACTCGACCAACGCCGAGGCGCGCCGCCTCGCCGAGGCCGGAGAGGCGGGCCCGCGCTGGATCGTGGCGCGCCGCCAGACCGCCGGTCGCGGTCGGCGGGGTCGCAAGTGGGACACCGATCAGGGCAATCTGGCCGCCACCCTTCTAATCACCACGCCCAAGTCGGCGGCGGAGGCGGCCCAGGCCACCTTCATCGCCGCCCTGGCCGTCGCAGACCTGCTGGACGTCTTCGTCTCGCCCGCGCTTGTTTCGATCAAATGGCCCAACGACGTCCTGCTGGACGGGGTCAAGGTGTCTGGCATCCTGGTCGAATCCGGCCGGCATGCGAACGGCGACCTCTGGCTTGCGGTCGGCATCGGCGTGAATCTGGCCCATGCGCCCGAGGGCACCGAACGGGGGGCGACCTCGGTCGCCGAACGTCTGCGCGCCGACCTGGCCTATGTCCCGCCGATCGAGGCCGCCGCCGAAATCCTGGCCGAGACCTTCGCCGTCTGGTGGGGGCGCTGGCAGACGATGGGCTTCGAGCCCGTGCTCGACGCCTGGACCAGTCGTTTGACGGGCCTGAACGGACCATGCGTCGCGCGTCTGGACAATGAGACGTTGGAAGGTTTGGCCGAGGGCGTGGAGCCGGACGGCGCCCTGCGCCTGCGCCTTGCCGACGGCTCCGTGCGTTTGATTTCCGCGGGCGATGTCTTCTTCGGGAAAGCCGCTTGA
- a CDS encoding ribonuclease J, with amino-acid sequence MKKQTQDELVFLPLGGSDEVGMNLNAYGFGPEANREWLIVDVGVTFGDLSTPGVDVIVPDPTFLEGETIKGIVLTHAHEDHIGALGWLWPRIKAPIYATPFTAYLIRDKLRERGILDEVELIEVPLGGTVDIGTFGVTFVNMTHSIAEPSGLAIDTPLGMVFHTGDWKIDDQPVIGTKTDAPVIRALGDEGVLAMVCDSTNVFVPGVAGSEGDVAVAISKLIASLKGRVAVGCFASNVARMESVIRAAEACGRRVALAGRSMHRITAAAKHVGMLKDVKPFLSDEEARVWPADEILYLCTGSQGEARAALSRVADGTHPVVKLGLGDHCIFSSRQIPGNELAIGNLQDRLADRGVRLYTEKDHPGIHVSGHPCRDELKQMYEWARPQIAVPTHGVRRFLLEHANLAKDMGVPETVTPRNGDMVRLAPGPAKIIDEVPNGRLYVDGGMLVTEQGEALKERRHASTNGVLIVSFALDKRGRIASDIDIRSVGLPGDTATPLGDALDKLAERVEQVVKGLKGDALDDEMVIEQAVARVLKKASQQIWDRRPIVETVVLRV; translated from the coding sequence ATGAAAAAGCAAACCCAAGACGAACTCGTTTTCCTGCCGCTGGGCGGCTCGGACGAGGTCGGTATGAACCTGAACGCCTATGGCTTCGGCCCAGAGGCGAACCGTGAATGGCTGATCGTCGATGTCGGCGTCACCTTTGGCGACCTGTCTACGCCCGGCGTGGACGTGATCGTGCCCGATCCCACCTTCCTGGAGGGTGAGACCATCAAGGGCATCGTGCTGACCCACGCGCACGAAGATCACATCGGCGCCCTGGGCTGGCTGTGGCCGCGCATCAAGGCGCCGATCTACGCCACGCCCTTCACCGCCTATCTGATCCGCGACAAGCTGCGCGAGCGCGGCATTCTGGACGAGGTCGAGCTGATCGAGGTGCCGCTGGGTGGGACCGTCGATATTGGCACGTTCGGCGTGACCTTCGTCAACATGACCCACTCGATCGCCGAGCCCAGCGGCCTGGCCATCGATACGCCGCTGGGCATGGTGTTCCACACTGGCGACTGGAAGATCGACGACCAGCCGGTGATCGGGACCAAGACCGACGCCCCCGTCATTCGCGCCCTGGGCGACGAAGGGGTGCTGGCCATGGTCTGCGATTCGACCAATGTCTTCGTGCCGGGCGTCGCTGGGTCCGAAGGCGATGTCGCCGTCGCCATCTCCAAGCTGATCGCCAGCCTGAAGGGGCGTGTTGCGGTCGGCTGCTTCGCCTCCAACGTCGCCCGGATGGAAAGCGTGATCCGCGCGGCCGAGGCCTGCGGGCGTCGCGTGGCCCTGGCCGGCCGTTCGATGCACCGGATCACGGCGGCAGCCAAACACGTCGGCATGCTGAAGGACGTGAAGCCCTTCCTGTCGGACGAGGAGGCCCGCGTCTGGCCCGCCGATGAAATCCTGTATCTGTGCACCGGCAGCCAGGGCGAGGCGAGGGCGGCCCTGTCGCGCGTCGCCGATGGCACCCATCCCGTCGTGAAGCTGGGTCTGGGCGACCACTGCATCTTCTCGTCGCGCCAGATCCCCGGCAACGAACTGGCGATCGGCAATCTGCAGGACCGCCTCGCGGATCGCGGCGTGCGGCTCTACACCGAGAAGGACCATCCGGGCATCCACGTCTCGGGCCACCCCTGCCGTGACGAGCTGAAGCAGATGTACGAATGGGCCCGGCCGCAGATCGCGGTGCCGACCCATGGCGTGCGTCGCTTCCTGTTGGAACACGCCAACCTGGCCAAGGACATGGGCGTTCCGGAAACGGTGACGCCGCGCAACGGCGACATGGTCCGCCTGGCTCCTGGGCCGGCCAAGATCATCGACGAGGTGCCGAACGGTCGGCTGTACGTCGACGGCGGCATGCTGGTGACCGAGCAGGGCGAGGCCCTGAAGGAACGTCGTCACGCCTCGACCAACGGCGTGCTGATCGTCAGCTTCGCCCTGGACAAGCGCGGTCGCATCGCCAGCGACATCGACATCCGCAGCGTCGGCCTGCCCGGCGACACCGCCACGCCGCTCGGCGATGCGCTGGACAAGCTGGCCGAGCGCGTCGAACAGGTGGTCAAGGGCCTGAAGGGCGATGCGCTGGACGACGAAATGGTCATCGAACAGGCCGTCGCCCGCGTGCTGAAAAAGGCCAGCCAGCAGATCTGGGATCGTCGTCCCATCGTCGAGACCGTCGTCCTGCGCGTCTGA
- the nuoL gene encoding NADH-quinone oxidoreductase subunit L: MTFHTLVILGIFAPLLGAAIAGFFGRRIGNIPSQAVTTGLLFFSCAVAWTVFGQWTWGHLEPFTIRLAPFINVGDFQSAWSIRIDALSATMLIVVTSVSSLVHLYSWGYMAEDDSRPRFFAYLSLFTFMMLALVTAADFMQIFFGWEGVGLASYLLIGFWFKKPTASAAAIKAFVVNRVGDFGFVLGIMTIFWMYGTINFAELFPLIATKAGTTWEFLGVQWSALDLAGFLLFIGAMGKSAQFFLHTWLPDAMEGPTPVSALIHAATMVTAGVYMVCLLSPIYEYAPGASQIIAIIGAITALFAATVGLTQNDIKRVIAYSTCSQLGYMFFAAGVGAYQAAMFHLFTHAFFKALLFLGAGSVIHGMHHEQDMRKMGGLWKLLPVTYAVMTIGTIAITGLGIPGVGGFAGFYSKDSIIESAYASAASGHSAIGLFAFFVGIIAAGLTAYYSWRLVFMTFHNKPVWKEEGDAHHADDHASHAQLETHSEPVGDHHDDHAHDDHGHHGPLKPHESPVVMLIPLILLSVGAVAAGFVFAPHFIGHHEGEFWRGAIFTGANNHVLHESHDVPTWVKWSPLILTLIGTAFAYWIYVAREGMGRRMAERNGVIYRFLYNKWYFDELYDFVFVRGFRAIGNFFWKICDVKIIDGLGPNGAAWVSLKSAARLGKIQSGYVYHYAFVMLLGVAGLLTFAILAWGA, translated from the coding sequence GTGACCTTCCATACCCTCGTCATTCTCGGGATCTTCGCCCCGCTGCTGGGCGCGGCCATCGCCGGCTTCTTCGGACGCCGGATTGGCAACATCCCGTCGCAGGCCGTCACGACCGGCCTGCTGTTCTTCTCGTGCGCCGTGGCCTGGACGGTGTTCGGCCAGTGGACCTGGGGCCATCTTGAGCCCTTCACCATCCGCCTGGCGCCCTTCATCAATGTCGGCGACTTCCAGTCGGCCTGGTCGATCCGCATCGACGCCCTGTCGGCGACCATGCTGATCGTGGTCACCAGCGTCTCCTCGCTGGTTCACCTTTATTCCTGGGGCTACATGGCCGAGGACGACAGCCGGCCGCGCTTCTTCGCCTATCTGTCGCTGTTCACCTTCATGATGCTGGCGCTGGTGACGGCGGCCGACTTCATGCAGATCTTCTTCGGCTGGGAAGGCGTTGGCCTGGCGTCCTATCTGCTGATCGGATTCTGGTTCAAGAAGCCGACGGCCAGCGCCGCCGCGATCAAGGCCTTCGTCGTCAACCGCGTCGGCGACTTCGGTTTCGTGCTGGGGATCATGACGATCTTCTGGATGTACGGCACCATCAACTTCGCCGAATTGTTCCCGCTGATCGCCACCAAGGCCGGCACGACGTGGGAGTTCCTGGGCGTCCAGTGGTCCGCGCTGGATCTGGCCGGCTTCCTGCTGTTCATCGGCGCCATGGGCAAGTCGGCCCAGTTCTTCCTGCACACCTGGTTGCCGGACGCGATGGAAGGCCCGACCCCGGTGTCGGCGCTGATCCACGCCGCGACCATGGTCACCGCCGGTGTCTACATGGTCTGTCTGCTGAGCCCGATCTATGAATATGCGCCGGGCGCGTCGCAGATCATCGCCATCATCGGCGCGATCACGGCCCTGTTCGCCGCCACGGTCGGCCTGACCCAGAACGACATCAAACGGGTCATCGCCTATTCGACCTGTTCGCAGCTGGGCTATATGTTCTTCGCGGCGGGCGTCGGCGCCTATCAGGCGGCCATGTTCCACCTGTTCACGCACGCCTTCTTCAAGGCCCTGCTGTTCCTGGGCGCCGGCTCGGTGATCCACGGCATGCACCACGAGCAGGACATGCGGAAGATGGGCGGCCTGTGGAAGCTGCTGCCGGTCACCTATGCGGTGATGACCATCGGCACCATCGCCATCACCGGCCTGGGCATCCCCGGCGTCGGCGGCTTCGCCGGCTTCTACTCCAAGGATTCGATCATCGAGAGCGCCTATGCCTCGGCGGCCTCGGGTCACTCGGCCATCGGTCTGTTCGCCTTCTTCGTCGGCATCATCGCCGCCGGTCTGACGGCCTACTATTCGTGGCGCCTGGTCTTCATGACCTTCCACAACAAGCCGGTGTGGAAGGAAGAGGGCGACGCCCATCATGCTGACGACCATGCGTCTCACGCCCAGCTGGAAACGCACTCCGAGCCGGTCGGCGATCATCACGACGATCATGCGCATGATGACCATGGTCATCATGGCCCGCTGAAGCCGCACGAGAGCCCGGTAGTCATGCTGATCCCGCTGATCCTGCTGTCGGTCGGCGCCGTTGCGGCCGGCTTCGTCTTCGCGCCGCACTTCATCGGCCACCACGAGGGCGAGTTCTGGCGCGGCGCGATCTTCACCGGCGCGAACAACCACGTCCTGCACGAAAGCCACGACGTTCCGACCTGGGTGAAATGGTCGCCGCTGATCCTGACGCTGATCGGCACCGCCTTCGCCTATTGGATCTACGTCGCTCGCGAGGGCATGGGTCGTCGCATGGCCGAGCGGAACGGCGTCATCTACCGCTTCCTCTACAACAAGTGGTATTTCGACGAGCTGTACGACTTCGTCTTCGTGCGCGGCTTCCGCGCCATCGGGAACTTCTTCTGGAAGATCTGCGACGTGAAGATCATTGACGGTCTGGGTCCGAACGGCGCCGCCTGGGTGTCGCTGAAATCCGCCGCTCGACTGGGCAAGATCCAGTCCGGCTATGTCTATCACTACGCCTTCGTGATGCTGCTCGGGGTGGCCGGTCTGCTCACCTTCGCCATCCTCGCGTGGGGAGCCTGA
- a CDS encoding DUF1467 family protein has protein sequence MPIGVFTMVGIYIIAWWTVLFAVLPLGTASETHEPPTDGSQWGAPKTPNLKKKFLTTTWVSALVWAFVMVLIFTGWLPLPNFASGPAV, from the coding sequence ATGCCTATCGGCGTCTTCACCATGGTCGGCATCTACATCATCGCCTGGTGGACGGTGCTGTTCGCAGTGCTGCCGCTGGGCACGGCGAGCGAGACGCACGAGCCGCCGACCGACGGCTCACAATGGGGCGCGCCCAAGACGCCCAATCTGAAGAAGAAGTTCCTGACGACCACCTGGGTCTCGGCCCTGGTCTGGGCGTTCGTCATGGTTCTGATCTTCACGGGCTGGCTGCCCCTGCCGAACTTCGCCAGCGGCCCGGCCGTCTAA